The following coding sequences are from one Streptomyces sp. NBC_01485 window:
- a CDS encoding HAD family hydrolase, with translation MTAGFPYRLIATDLDGTLLRSDGSVSRRTRDALAAATAAGAAHIVVTGRSVPWTKYILEDLGYRGLAVCGQGAQVYDAGEHRLLTSVTLDRQLAGLALAKIEAEVGPLYLAASRDGLDGDVLVGPGYAVTGTLPATPFTDASDLWSAPLNKIYIQHPTLSDDALAEAAQEAAGGFVGVAMAGEGIVELLPLGLSKATGLSLAARRLGLKPADTIAFGDMPNDIPMFAWSAHSVAMANAHPQLKAVANELTSSNEADGVAVTVERLLS, from the coding sequence GTGACCGCCGGCTTCCCCTACCGCCTGATCGCGACCGACCTCGACGGGACGCTGCTGCGCTCCGACGGGTCGGTCTCGCGGCGCACCCGTGACGCCCTCGCCGCGGCCACCGCGGCGGGCGCCGCGCACATCGTGGTCACGGGTCGCTCGGTCCCCTGGACCAAGTACATCCTCGAGGACCTCGGCTACCGGGGCCTCGCGGTCTGCGGCCAGGGCGCCCAGGTCTACGACGCCGGCGAGCACCGCCTGCTGACGTCGGTGACCCTGGACCGGCAACTGGCCGGCCTGGCGCTGGCCAAGATCGAGGCGGAGGTCGGCCCGCTGTACCTGGCGGCGAGCCGTGACGGCCTGGACGGAGACGTGCTGGTCGGCCCCGGTTACGCGGTCACCGGCACCCTTCCGGCGACACCGTTCACGGACGCGTCCGACCTCTGGTCCGCCCCGCTGAACAAGATCTACATACAGCATCCGACGCTGTCGGACGACGCGCTGGCCGAGGCGGCCCAGGAGGCCGCGGGCGGCTTCGTCGGTGTCGCGATGGCCGGCGAGGGCATCGTGGAGCTACTCCCCCTCGGCCTCTCCAAGGCCACGGGCCTCTCCCTGGCCGCCCGCCGCCTGGGCCTGAAGCCCGCCGACACGATCGCCTTCGGCGACATGCCCAACGACATCCCCATGTTCGCCTGGTCCGCCCACAGCGTAGCCATGGCCAACGCCCACCCCCAACTGAAGGCCGTAGCAAACGAACTGACGTCCTCGAACGAGGCCGACGGCGTCGCGGTGACAGTAGAACGGCTTCTGAGCTAG
- a CDS encoding ABC transporter permease: MAVEHPVAPSGDQTRIHNIGYRSYDGPRLGRAYARRSLYSQSLRGAYGFGRSVKSKVLPMLLFVVMCVPAAIMVAVAVATKAKELPVDYTRYAIILQAVISLYVASQAPQSVSRDLRFKTVPLYFSRPIETADYVRAKFAALASAIFVLTAAPLLVLYVGALLAKLDFADQTKGFGQGLVSVALLSLLFAGIGLVIASATPRRGFGIAAVIAVLTISYGAVSTLQAIADAQSSTGSIPWIGLFSPVTLIDGVQSAFLGAASAFPGGVGPTDGEGVVYVLVVLGLIAASYGLLIRRYQKVGL; this comes from the coding sequence ATGGCAGTTGAGCACCCGGTCGCCCCCTCGGGCGACCAGACCCGCATCCACAACATCGGCTACCGCAGCTACGACGGCCCCCGCCTGGGCCGCGCCTACGCCCGCCGGTCCCTCTACTCGCAGTCCCTGCGCGGCGCCTACGGCTTCGGCCGCTCGGTGAAGTCCAAGGTGCTGCCGATGCTGCTCTTCGTGGTGATGTGCGTGCCCGCGGCCATCATGGTCGCCGTCGCGGTCGCCACGAAGGCCAAGGAACTGCCCGTCGACTACACGCGCTACGCGATCATCCTGCAGGCCGTCATCAGCCTGTACGTCGCCTCGCAGGCGCCCCAGTCCGTCTCGCGCGACCTGCGCTTCAAGACCGTGCCGCTGTACTTCTCGCGGCCCATCGAGACCGCGGACTACGTGCGCGCGAAGTTCGCCGCCCTGGCCTCGGCGATCTTCGTCCTCACCGCGGCCCCGCTGCTGGTGCTGTACGTGGGCGCGCTGCTGGCCAAGCTCGACTTCGCCGACCAGACCAAGGGATTCGGTCAAGGACTCGTCTCCGTGGCACTGCTCTCGCTCCTCTTCGCCGGCATCGGCCTGGTCATCGCCTCGGCGACCCCGCGGCGCGGCTTCGGCATCGCCGCCGTCATCGCCGTCCTGACCATCTCCTACGGCGCCGTCTCCACGCTCCAGGCCATCGCCGACGCGCAGAGCAGCACCGGCTCCATCCCCTGGATCGGCCTGTTCTCGCCGGTCACGCTCATCGACGGGGTGCAGTCGGCCTTCCTGGGCGCGGCCTCCGCCTTCCCGGGCGGAGTCGGCCCGACCGACGGAGAGGGCGTGGTCTACGTCCTCGTCGTCCTCGGCCTGATCGCCGCGAGCTATGGCCTCCTGATCCGCCGCTACCAGAAGGTGGGCCTGTGA
- a CDS encoding ABC transporter ATP-binding protein: MTTLSIDHVSRWFGNVVAVNDITMTVGPGVTGLLGPNGAGKSTLINMMGGFLAPSTGTVTLDGQPVWRNEEIYRHIGIVPEREAMYDFLTGREFVVANAELHGLGTKAAQKALATVEMEYAQDRKISTYSKGMRQRVKMASALVHEPSLLLLDEPFNGMDPRQRMQLMDLLRRMGDEGRTVLFSSHILEEVEQLARHIEVVVAGRHAASGDFRKIRRLMTDRPHRYLVRSSDDRALAAALIADPSTAGIEVDVAEGALRVQAVDFGRFTALLPRVARDHGIRLLTVSPSDESLESVFSYLVAA, translated from the coding sequence GTGACCACGCTCAGCATCGACCACGTCTCCCGCTGGTTCGGCAACGTGGTCGCCGTCAACGACATCACCATGACCGTCGGCCCCGGCGTCACCGGCCTGCTCGGCCCCAACGGCGCCGGAAAGTCCACCCTCATCAACATGATGGGCGGCTTCCTGGCCCCTTCCACCGGCACGGTCACCCTCGACGGGCAGCCGGTCTGGCGCAACGAGGAGATCTACCGGCACATCGGCATCGTCCCCGAGCGCGAGGCGATGTACGACTTCCTCACCGGCCGCGAATTCGTCGTCGCCAACGCCGAGTTGCACGGACTCGGCACGAAGGCCGCCCAGAAGGCGCTGGCCACGGTCGAGATGGAGTACGCGCAGGACCGCAAGATCTCCACGTACTCCAAGGGCATGCGCCAGCGCGTGAAGATGGCTTCGGCGCTGGTCCACGAGCCCTCGCTGCTCCTGCTCGACGAGCCCTTCAACGGCATGGACCCGCGCCAGCGCATGCAGCTCATGGACCTGCTGCGACGCATGGGCGACGAGGGCCGCACGGTGCTGTTCTCGTCGCACATCCTCGAAGAGGTCGAGCAGCTCGCCCGGCACATCGAGGTCGTCGTCGCGGGCCGGCACGCGGCGAGCGGCGACTTCCGCAAGATCCGCCGTCTGATGACCGACCGCCCGCACCGCTACCTGGTGCGTTCCAGCGACGACCGGGCACTCGCGGCCGCGCTGATCGCCGACCCGTCGACGGCCGGCATCGAAGTCGACGTCGCCGAGGGCGCGTTGCGCGTCCAGGCCGTCGACTTCGGCCGCTTCACGGCCCTGCTGCCGAGGGTCGCCCGCGACCACGGCATCCGGCTGCTCACGGTCTCGCCGTCCGACGAGTCCCTCGAGTCCGTCTTCTCGTATCTCGTCGCGGCGTAG
- a CDS encoding SDR family oxidoreductase, which yields MATAATLEGARERWVRTGGIELCVAELGDPGRPTVVLVHGYPDSKEVWSELAARLAGRFHVVLYDVRGHGRSSAPKPLRGGFTLEKLTDDFLAVVDAVSPDRPVHLVGHDWGSVQSWEFVTVPRTEGRIASFTSMSGPSLDHLGHWIGKRLTRPTPRRVGQLLGQGAKSWYVYVLHTPALPELAWRGPLGKAWPGLLRRIEKLPGTGYPTASLPSDAANGAWLYRDNVRTRLRRPRADAHAHAPVQLITPLGDRFLSERLYDELEQWVPRLTRRTLPARHWVPRTRPDQLASWITEFVTSVEDGRPERRATGRHAERFGGQLVLVTGAGSGIGRATAVAFAKAGARVIAVDRNAEGAGRTAEMSRLIGAPEAWAEAVDVSDEQAMEKLAAKVHADHGVVDVLVNNAGIGLSGSFFDTTPEDWRRVLDVNLWGVIHGCRLFGRRMAERGQGGHIVNTASAAAYQPSKVLPAYSTSKAAVLMLSECLRAELAGQGIGVTAVCPGLVNTGITATATFVGVDAEEERRRQKRATRAYGLRNYPPEKVADAILRAVALNKAVVQVTPEAKASYALSRFLPRALRALARVGPSL from the coding sequence ATGGCGACGGCAGCGACGTTGGAAGGCGCGCGTGAGCGCTGGGTGCGCACGGGCGGGATCGAGCTGTGCGTGGCCGAGCTGGGGGACCCCGGGCGGCCGACGGTCGTCCTGGTGCACGGCTACCCGGACAGCAAGGAGGTGTGGTCCGAGCTCGCCGCCCGTCTGGCCGGCCGTTTCCACGTGGTGCTGTACGACGTCCGGGGCCACGGCCGCTCCAGCGCGCCGAAGCCGCTGCGGGGCGGGTTCACCCTGGAGAAGCTGACGGACGACTTCCTGGCGGTCGTGGACGCGGTCAGCCCGGACCGGCCGGTGCACCTGGTGGGGCACGACTGGGGCTCGGTGCAGTCCTGGGAGTTCGTGACCGTGCCGCGCACCGAGGGCAGGATCGCGTCCTTCACGTCGATGTCGGGACCGTCCCTGGACCACCTGGGCCACTGGATCGGCAAGCGTCTGACCAGGCCCACTCCGCGGCGGGTCGGCCAGCTCCTCGGCCAGGGCGCCAAGTCCTGGTACGTGTACGTGCTGCACACCCCCGCCCTGCCCGAACTCGCCTGGCGCGGGCCCCTCGGCAAGGCGTGGCCCGGGCTGCTGCGGCGGATCGAGAAGCTGCCCGGCACCGGCTATCCGACGGCGTCGCTGCCGTCGGACGCGGCCAACGGCGCCTGGCTGTACCGGGACAACGTACGGACCCGGCTGCGCCGCCCGCGCGCGGACGCGCACGCCCACGCGCCCGTGCAGCTCATCACGCCCCTGGGGGACAGGTTCCTGTCGGAGCGGCTGTACGACGAGCTGGAGCAGTGGGTTCCGCGGTTGACCCGGCGCACGCTGCCGGCCCGGCACTGGGTCCCGCGCACCCGCCCCGACCAGCTCGCCTCCTGGATCACGGAGTTCGTCACGTCGGTCGAGGACGGACGGCCGGAGCGGCGGGCCACCGGCCGGCACGCCGAACGCTTCGGCGGGCAGCTCGTGCTGGTCACCGGGGCGGGCAGCGGTATCGGGCGGGCCACGGCGGTGGCGTTCGCCAAGGCGGGCGCGCGCGTGATCGCCGTCGACAGGAACGCGGAGGGCGCGGGCCGGACCGCCGAGATGTCCCGTCTGATCGGCGCGCCCGAAGCGTGGGCGGAGGCGGTGGACGTCTCCGACGAGCAGGCGATGGAGAAGCTCGCGGCGAAGGTGCACGCGGACCACGGCGTGGTGGACGTGCTGGTGAACAACGCGGGCATCGGTCTGTCGGGCTCCTTCTTCGACACGACGCCCGAGGACTGGCGCAGGGTCCTGGACGTCAACCTGTGGGGCGTGATCCACGGGTGCCGTCTCTTCGGCCGGCGGATGGCCGAGCGCGGGCAGGGCGGCCACATCGTCAACACCGCCTCGGCGGCCGCCTATCAACCCTCCAAGGTGCTGCCCGCCTACAGCACCTCCAAGGCGGCGGTCCTGATGCTGAGCGAGTGCCTGCGCGCCGAACTGGCCGGCCAGGGCATCGGCGTCACGGCGGTCTGCCCCGGCCTGGTGAACACCGGCATCACCGCGACGGCGACCTTCGTGGGAGTGGACGCGGAGGAGGAGCGACGCCGTCAGAAGCGCGCCACGCGCGCGTACGGGCTGCGCAACTACCCGCCGGAGAAGGTGGCGGACGCGATCCTGCGGGCGGTCGCGCTCAACAAGGCGGTGGTTCAGGTCACTCCGGAGGCGAAGGCCTCGTATGCCCTGTCGCGGTTCCTGCCAAGGGCGTTGAGGGCGCTGGCGCGGGTGGGACCATCTCTGTGA
- a CDS encoding SGM_3592 family protein codes for MADDNPVSGGRGRSESEVWDDLVLDEDFIRAAETSEPSARARMLAARWRAEKPEPQPWRSDDPPAGWFFSKARRRWWRRR; via the coding sequence ATGGCGGACGACAATCCGGTGAGCGGCGGTCGCGGGCGGTCCGAGAGCGAGGTCTGGGACGACCTCGTCCTGGACGAGGACTTCATACGGGCCGCCGAGACGTCCGAGCCGTCCGCCCGGGCCCGGATGCTGGCAGCGCGCTGGCGCGCGGAGAAGCCCGAGCCGCAGCCGTGGCGTTCCGACGATCCGCCCGCGGGCTGGTTCTTCAGCAAGGCGCGTCGACGCTGGTGGCGCCGCCGGTAG
- a CDS encoding ABC transporter permease produces MYDPTVARLTYRALLGRRRALILSALPLLLIAISVVVRGLAGADDQTASDLLGGLALATMVPIIGVIAGTGAIGPEIDDGSVVYLLSKPLKRPTIIFTKLIVAIAVTMVFSALPTLIAGFILNGNGQQIAVAYTVAALVSSIAYAAVFLLLGTVSRHAVVFGLVYALVWEALFGSLVPGARTLSVQQWSLAVAHKVAGGDLVTSDVGLTTATVLLVVVTVLATWYAGQKLRTLKLAGEE; encoded by the coding sequence ATGTACGACCCCACAGTCGCCCGGCTCACCTACCGGGCCCTGCTCGGCCGTCGCCGGGCCCTCATCCTCAGCGCTCTGCCCCTGCTGCTGATCGCGATCTCCGTGGTCGTGCGCGGCCTCGCCGGAGCCGACGACCAGACCGCGTCCGACCTGCTCGGCGGGCTCGCGCTGGCCACGATGGTGCCGATCATCGGCGTCATCGCCGGCACGGGCGCGATCGGCCCGGAGATCGACGACGGCTCCGTGGTGTACCTGCTGTCCAAGCCGCTGAAGCGGCCGACGATCATCTTCACCAAGCTCATCGTGGCGATCGCGGTGACGATGGTGTTCTCGGCGCTGCCCACGCTCATCGCCGGATTCATCCTCAACGGCAACGGCCAGCAGATCGCCGTCGCCTACACGGTGGCCGCGCTGGTCTCCTCCATCGCCTACGCGGCCGTCTTCCTGCTGCTGGGCACGGTGTCGCGGCACGCGGTGGTCTTCGGCCTCGTCTACGCCCTCGTCTGGGAGGCCCTGTTCGGGTCCCTGGTGCCGGGTGCGCGCACGCTCAGCGTCCAGCAGTGGTCGCTGGCCGTCGCCCACAAGGTGGCCGGCGGGGACCTCGTCACCTCGGACGTCGGACTGACGACGGCGACGGTGCTGCTGGTCGTGGTGACCGTGCTGGCCACCTGGTACGCGGGACAGAAGCTGCGGACGCTGAAGCTGGCGGGCGAGGAGTGA
- the serS gene encoding serine--tRNA ligase, giving the protein MIDLRLLREDPDRVRASQRARGEDVALVDALLSADERRRSSGVRFDELRAEQKSLGKLIPKASADEKAELLKQASQLAADVKVADAERDAADTETQELLQKLGNLVHPDVPVGGEEDFVTLETHGEIRDFGAEGFEPKDHLELGQILGAIDVERGAKVSGSRFYFLTGVGALLELALVNAAIAQATAAGFTPMLTPALVRPQSMAGTGFLGQAAQDVYHLDKDDLYLVGTSEVPLAAYHMDEIIDADKLPLRYAGFSPCFRREAGSHGKDTKGIFRVHQFDKVEMFSYVTPEDSQAEHQRLLAWEKQWLTSLELPFRVIDVASGDLGSSAARKYDCEAWIPTQGKYRELTSTSDCTEYQSRRLSIRVREGKQVRPLATLNGTLCAVPRTIVAILENHQQADGSVYVPEVLRPYLGGREVLEPVAR; this is encoded by the coding sequence GTGATTGACCTTCGCCTGCTCCGTGAGGACCCCGACCGTGTGCGCGCGTCCCAGCGCGCCCGTGGAGAGGACGTCGCGCTCGTCGACGCTCTCCTGTCCGCCGACGAGCGGCGCAGGTCGTCCGGCGTCCGCTTCGACGAGCTGCGCGCCGAGCAGAAGTCGCTCGGCAAGCTCATCCCCAAGGCCTCCGCGGACGAGAAGGCCGAGCTGCTGAAGCAGGCGAGCCAGCTCGCCGCCGACGTCAAGGTGGCCGACGCCGAGCGCGACGCCGCCGACACCGAGACCCAGGAACTCCTGCAGAAGCTCGGCAACCTCGTGCACCCCGACGTGCCCGTGGGCGGCGAGGAGGACTTCGTCACCCTCGAGACGCACGGCGAGATCCGCGACTTCGGCGCCGAGGGCTTCGAGCCCAAGGACCACCTGGAGCTCGGCCAGATCCTCGGCGCGATCGACGTCGAGCGCGGCGCGAAGGTCTCCGGCTCCCGCTTCTACTTCCTCACCGGCGTCGGCGCCCTGCTGGAGCTGGCCCTCGTCAACGCGGCGATCGCGCAGGCCACGGCCGCCGGCTTCACGCCGATGCTCACCCCGGCCCTGGTCCGCCCGCAGTCCATGGCGGGCACCGGCTTCCTCGGCCAGGCCGCCCAGGACGTCTACCACCTCGACAAGGACGACCTCTACCTCGTCGGCACCTCCGAGGTCCCCCTCGCCGCGTACCACATGGACGAGATCATCGACGCGGACAAGCTCCCGCTGCGCTACGCGGGCTTCTCGCCCTGCTTCCGCCGCGAGGCCGGCTCGCACGGCAAGGACACCAAGGGCATCTTCCGCGTCCACCAGTTCGACAAGGTCGAGATGTTCTCGTACGTCACGCCCGAGGACTCCCAGGCCGAGCACCAGCGCCTGCTGGCGTGGGAGAAGCAGTGGCTGACCTCCCTGGAGCTGCCGTTCCGCGTGATCGACGTCGCCTCCGGTGACCTCGGCTCCTCGGCCGCCCGCAAGTACGACTGCGAGGCGTGGATCCCCACCCAGGGCAAGTACCGCGAGCTGACCTCGACCTCGGACTGCACCGAGTACCAGTCCCGCCGCCTGTCGATCCGCGTCCGCGAGGGCAAGCAGGTCCGCCCGCTGGCCACGCTGAACGGCACGCTGTGCGCCGTCCCGCGCACGATCGTCGCCATCCTGGAGAACCACCAGCAGGCCGACGGTTCCGTGTACGTGCCCGAGGTGCTGCGCCCGTACCTCGGCGGCCGGGAGGTCCTGGAGCCGGTGGCCAGGTGA
- a CDS encoding ABC transporter ATP-binding protein: MIATESLSKRYPRVTALDRLSMDIGPGVTGLVGANGAGKSTLIKILLGLSPATEGRAEVLGLDVATKGAAIRERVGYMPEHDCLPPDVSATEFVVHMARMSGLPPTAARERTADTLRHVGLYEERYRPIGGYSTGMKQRVKLAQALVHDPQLVFLDEPTNGLDPVGRDEMLGLIRRIHTDFGISVLVTSHLLGELERTCDHVVVVDGGKLLRSSSTTDFTQTTTTLAIEVTDTDDHPDGTRAVREALHARGVDVLDGNIGLPGAGHVLLLTAQGEDTYDVVRDVVADLGLGLVRMEQRRHHISEVFTDGDAINDQQRKEAVGHGS; the protein is encoded by the coding sequence GTGATCGCGACCGAAAGCCTGAGCAAGCGGTACCCCCGGGTGACCGCGCTCGACCGGCTGTCCATGGACATCGGACCCGGTGTGACCGGACTCGTCGGTGCCAACGGCGCCGGCAAGTCCACGCTCATCAAGATCCTGCTGGGTCTCTCGCCCGCCACGGAGGGCCGAGCCGAGGTGCTCGGCCTCGACGTGGCCACCAAGGGAGCCGCCATCCGGGAGCGGGTCGGCTACATGCCGGAGCACGACTGCCTGCCGCCCGACGTCTCGGCCACCGAGTTCGTCGTGCACATGGCCCGCATGTCCGGCCTGCCGCCCACCGCCGCGCGTGAGCGCACCGCGGACACCCTGCGCCATGTCGGACTGTACGAGGAGCGCTACCGCCCCATAGGCGGCTACTCCACCGGCATGAAGCAGCGTGTGAAGCTCGCCCAGGCCCTCGTCCACGACCCGCAACTGGTCTTCCTGGACGAGCCGACCAACGGCCTCGACCCGGTCGGGCGGGACGAGATGCTGGGCCTGATCCGCCGCATCCACACCGACTTCGGCATCTCGGTCCTGGTCACCTCCCACCTGCTGGGCGAACTGGAGCGCACCTGCGACCACGTCGTGGTCGTCGACGGCGGCAAGCTCCTGCGCTCCAGCTCCACCACCGACTTCACCCAGACCACGACCACCCTCGCGATCGAGGTCACCGACACCGACGACCACCCGGACGGCACCCGCGCGGTCCGCGAGGCGCTCCACGCGCGCGGGGTGGACGTCCTGGACGGCAACATCGGCCTGCCGGGCGCCGGCCACGTCCTGCTGCTGACCGCACAGGGCGAGGACACCTACGACGTCGTCCGGGACGTGGTCGCCGACCTCGGCCTCGGCCTGGTGCGCATGGAACAGCGCAGGCACCACATCTCCGAGGTCTTCACGGACGGCGACGCCATCAACGACCAGCAGCGGAAGGAGGCCGTCGGCCATGGCAGTTGA